In Streptomyces sp. NBC_00306, a single genomic region encodes these proteins:
- a CDS encoding SDR family NAD(P)-dependent oxidoreductase — protein sequence MTTALITGATAGIGAAFARRLAAEGHNLVLVARDTKRLQEHATELHDRHGIEAEVLTADLSEEDGIAAVEKRLGDRKNPVDLLVNNAGFGNKGRFLEVSMADELTMLKVHCEAVLRLTAAATAVMRDRGRGGVVNVASVAAFVPRGTYGASKAWVVQFTQGAARDLAGSGVRLMALCPGFVRTEFHERAGMGTDNIPNWMWLDADKVVEAGLADLARGKAVSIPDPRYKALMGVAKLAPRNLLGGVTSKTGRKYGPQ from the coding sequence ATGACGACTGCACTGATTACGGGAGCGACCGCGGGCATCGGTGCCGCGTTCGCGCGGCGGCTCGCCGCCGAGGGACACAACCTGGTGCTGGTGGCCCGTGACACCAAACGGCTGCAGGAGCACGCCACCGAGCTGCACGACCGGCACGGCATCGAGGCGGAGGTGCTGACCGCGGACCTGTCCGAGGAGGACGGGATCGCGGCCGTCGAGAAGCGGCTGGGCGACCGCAAGAACCCGGTGGATCTGCTGGTCAACAATGCCGGGTTCGGCAACAAGGGACGCTTCCTGGAAGTGTCCATGGCCGACGAGCTGACGATGCTGAAGGTGCACTGCGAGGCGGTGCTCCGGCTCACGGCCGCGGCGACCGCGGTGATGCGCGACCGCGGGCGCGGCGGTGTGGTGAACGTGGCCTCGGTGGCGGCGTTCGTCCCCCGCGGGACCTACGGGGCGTCGAAGGCGTGGGTCGTGCAGTTCACGCAGGGCGCGGCACGGGACCTGGCGGGTTCGGGCGTACGGCTGATGGCGCTCTGCCCCGGATTCGTCCGCACCGAGTTCCACGAGCGCGCCGGCATGGGCACCGACAACATCCCGAACTGGATGTGGCTGGACGCCGACAAGGTGGTGGAGGCGGGACTCGCGGACCTGGCCCGCGGCAAGGCGGTCTCGATCCCGGACCCGCGGTACAAGGCGCTGATGGGAGTGGCGAAGCTGGCGCCGCGCAATCTGCTGGGCGGGGTGACGTCGAAGACGGGCCGCAAGTACGGACCGCAGTAG
- a CDS encoding THUMP-like domain-containing protein, which translates to MNDLPLFAALRTEEGRTLLAALRDHDPAEELAIATRLRREHATELVSAALGQARLRQRAVAKFGEQDAYRMYFTPNGVEQSTRKPVAEYRARRFGELGTAEVTDLCCGIGGDAIALARAGIRVLAVDRDPLTAETARANADALELGDRIEVRCADVTEIATGPGAVFLDPARRGGRGRIFDPEAYSPPLSWAIEAVRRAGTGAVKIAPGIPHELIPDDAEAEWISDGGDVKEAVLWFGTTPGTRRATLLPGPHSLPGRGLPDPAVRTVGRYLYEPDGAVIRAHLVAEVAEDLDGGLIDETIAYITADELRPTPFATAYEITDELPFNLKKLKALLREREVGNLTVKKRGSAVEPEELRRKVKPQGRNAATVFLTRVAGAPTMLVGRPA; encoded by the coding sequence GTGAACGACCTCCCACTCTTCGCCGCCCTCCGTACCGAGGAAGGCCGGACCCTGCTCGCCGCCCTGCGGGACCACGACCCGGCCGAGGAACTGGCGATCGCCACGCGGCTGCGCCGCGAACACGCCACCGAGCTGGTCTCGGCGGCCCTGGGACAGGCGCGGCTGCGGCAGCGGGCGGTCGCGAAGTTCGGCGAGCAGGACGCGTACCGGATGTACTTCACGCCGAACGGTGTCGAGCAGTCGACGCGCAAGCCGGTCGCGGAGTACCGGGCCCGGCGCTTCGGGGAGCTCGGCACGGCCGAGGTCACCGACCTGTGCTGCGGGATCGGCGGCGACGCGATCGCCCTGGCCCGGGCCGGCATCCGCGTCCTCGCGGTGGACCGCGACCCGCTGACGGCGGAGACGGCGCGCGCGAACGCGGACGCGCTGGAGCTCGGTGACCGGATCGAGGTGCGCTGCGCGGACGTCACGGAGATCGCGACCGGACCGGGCGCGGTGTTCCTGGACCCGGCACGCCGGGGAGGCCGGGGCCGCATCTTCGACCCGGAGGCGTACTCCCCTCCCCTGTCCTGGGCGATCGAGGCGGTACGCCGGGCGGGCACCGGCGCGGTGAAGATCGCCCCGGGCATCCCGCACGAACTGATCCCGGACGACGCCGAGGCGGAGTGGATCTCGGACGGCGGCGATGTGAAGGAGGCGGTGCTGTGGTTCGGCACCACCCCCGGCACCCGCCGCGCCACCCTGCTCCCGGGCCCGCACTCCCTGCCCGGCCGCGGCCTGCCGGACCCGGCGGTCCGCACGGTGGGCCGCTACCTCTACGAGCCGGACGGCGCGGTGATCCGGGCGCACCTGGTGGCGGAGGTTGCGGAGGACCTGGACGGCGGCCTGATCGACGAGACGATCGCGTACATCACGGCGGACGAACTGCGCCCGACGCCGTTCGCCACCGCGTACGAGATCACGGACGAACTCCCCTTCAACCTCAAGAAACTGAAGGCGCTTCTGCGGGAGCGGGAGGTCGGCAACCTGACGGTGAAGAAGCGCGGCTCGGCGGTGGAACCGGAGGAACTGCGCCGGAAGGTGAAACCGCAGGGGCGGAACGCGGCGACGGTGTTCCTGACGAGGGTGGCGGGGGCGCCGACAATGCTGGTGGGGCGTCCGGCGTAG
- a CDS encoding sigma-70 family RNA polymerase sigma factor — MDDQEFLAERFHADRPHLKAVAYRMLGSLSEADDAVQEAWFRLHRSDTSAVGNLSGWLTTVVGRVCLDMLRSRKSRREESLDVRVPDPVVQREGAVDPEHEVLMADSVGLALLVVLETLGPAERLAFVLHDMFALPFDEIAPIVGRTPAATRQLASRARRRVQGTTSVPDDLPRQREVVDAFIAASRGGDFDALVALLDPDVVLRADAGALPAMPSREVRGARQVAGQALTFQKFSQFSRRVLVNGGAGIVTAPGGRPLSVMGFTITGGKIVAIDILADPDRLNRLDLTFIGD; from the coding sequence ATGGATGACCAAGAGTTCCTGGCGGAGCGTTTCCACGCCGACCGGCCCCACCTCAAGGCCGTGGCCTATCGGATGCTCGGCTCACTGAGCGAGGCGGACGACGCCGTGCAGGAAGCCTGGTTCAGGCTCCACCGCTCCGACACCAGCGCGGTCGGGAATCTGAGCGGCTGGCTGACGACCGTGGTCGGCCGGGTCTGCCTCGACATGCTGCGCTCGCGCAAGTCCCGCCGCGAGGAGTCGCTGGACGTACGCGTACCGGATCCGGTCGTTCAGCGGGAAGGCGCGGTCGATCCCGAGCACGAGGTGCTGATGGCCGACTCGGTCGGGCTCGCGCTGCTCGTGGTGCTGGAGACCCTCGGGCCCGCGGAGCGGCTCGCCTTCGTTCTGCACGACATGTTCGCCCTGCCCTTCGACGAGATCGCCCCCATCGTCGGCCGCACCCCGGCCGCGACCCGGCAGCTCGCCAGCCGGGCCCGCCGCCGGGTGCAGGGCACGACCTCCGTACCCGACGATCTGCCTCGTCAGCGCGAGGTCGTCGACGCGTTCATCGCCGCTTCGCGCGGGGGCGACTTCGACGCGCTGGTGGCGCTGCTCGACCCGGACGTGGTGCTGCGCGCGGATGCCGGGGCCCTGCCGGCAATGCCGTCCCGCGAGGTGCGCGGCGCGCGTCAGGTGGCAGGTCAGGCGCTCACCTTCCAGAAGTTCTCGCAGTTCTCGCGGCGGGTGCTCGTCAACGGCGGCGCGGGAATCGTCACCGCGCCGGGCGGCCGCCCGCTGTCGGTCATGGGCTTCACCATCACGGGCGGGAAGATCGTCGCGATCGACATCCTGGCCGATCCGGACCGGCTGAACCGGCTCGATCTGACCTTCATCGGCGACTGA
- a CDS encoding RNase A-like domain-containing protein, translated as MRTRSATYPDRETAQWATQHVVTANEQVIHRWLAQSTRDRLTIESAWPSRPQPVGRVLLQAMMLAGREPIDVRSARVVLKRDTASPHGFTVHATFPIYL; from the coding sequence ATGAGAACTCGGTCCGCCACGTACCCCGACCGGGAGACCGCCCAGTGGGCGACCCAGCACGTCGTGACCGCCAACGAGCAGGTCATTCACCGCTGGCTCGCACAGTCCACCCGCGATCGGCTCACCATCGAGAGCGCCTGGCCGTCCCGCCCTCAGCCCGTAGGGCGCGTCCTGTTGCAGGCGATGATGCTCGCCGGGCGTGAGCCCATTGACGTCCGTTCCGCCCGCGTGGTCCTCAAGCGGGACACGGCGAGCCCCCACGGGTTCACCGTCCACGCCACCTTCCCGATCTACCTCTAG
- the groES gene encoding co-chaperone GroES encodes MTTASSKVAIKPLEDRIVVQPLDAEQTTASGLVIPDTAKEKPQEGVVLAVGPGRFENGERLPLDVQTGDVVLYSKYGGTEVKYNGEEYLVLSARDVLAIVEK; translated from the coding sequence GTGACGACCGCCAGCTCCAAGGTTGCCATCAAGCCGCTCGAGGACCGCATTGTGGTCCAGCCGCTCGACGCCGAGCAGACCACGGCCTCCGGCCTGGTCATCCCGGACACCGCGAAGGAGAAGCCCCAGGAGGGCGTCGTCCTCGCCGTGGGCCCGGGTCGCTTCGAGAACGGCGAGCGCCTGCCGCTCGACGTCCAGACCGGCGATGTCGTTCTGTACAGCAAGTACGGCGGCACCGAGGTGAAGTACAACGGCGAGGAGTACCTCGTCCTCTCGGCCCGCGACGTGCTCGCGATCGTCGAGAAGTAA
- a CDS encoding RNase A-like domain-containing protein, with translation MDISRHDTGSAERERKRNVEDLKPAEPPNTPGGFDIRPSHVYYASGLVSNQQFEFHKSATGLLGSVGGWSQTQVAGRGHGADAFADAYKKVAKRYLEVWARAILSIEGVVVGLTETANNYQRADWNSRQANRHHQLEMPPLQSPPVCVGKVTYESVSSIKWTGTGDHSGPLLAWAGDGPDWLADTFKEAFEHGLRLGKTVEITPGADTGQLRAIGDAWQVSGKSAKQSAKSFSDCIAYITNSGNSEWQGAMNAFCQSIWGTTAWGRSRDSDNQDVARDTPGSRDWKTKGSEAANARRPIIEVLAKTANELHQAFHDAADAADKARETTSRLGAEAAKATIKDLTTGLDLAELTRLTATLAFGEIVMTFRSHMDKSGADAAVEACHKAFHEASAKVDKLMAELDEAFLSAPTFAAGEARARSFGARALDEFKPRHRWTKDGHTDLGIYQIDLASTEWLENSHTATRHVGLTDEQLAQRLRDDLKKGPRPVIEGQPPPAWPHGQPFPANASTFKDLDTAQRVTQYNIDEHADEIKNWIERQQSGSKREPLELPLDSTPYGTTGRSIDRQHMRDDPFPANKAEDTYGVKTKLVFNEDLDPPFVVMTSMPVVGDKES, from the coding sequence GTGGACATCTCCCGCCATGACACCGGGTCGGCGGAACGGGAACGTAAGCGGAACGTCGAGGACCTCAAGCCCGCCGAGCCGCCCAACACCCCTGGCGGGTTCGACATCAGGCCGAGCCACGTCTACTACGCGTCGGGGCTGGTCAGCAACCAGCAGTTCGAGTTCCACAAGTCCGCGACAGGTCTGCTCGGTTCCGTGGGCGGGTGGAGCCAGACCCAAGTGGCCGGCCGCGGTCATGGTGCGGACGCGTTCGCGGACGCCTACAAGAAGGTCGCGAAGCGGTACCTGGAGGTCTGGGCGCGGGCAATCCTCAGCATCGAGGGCGTCGTGGTCGGCCTGACGGAGACAGCGAACAACTATCAGCGTGCGGATTGGAACTCACGTCAGGCCAATCGGCACCACCAGCTGGAGATGCCGCCTCTCCAAAGTCCACCGGTGTGCGTCGGCAAAGTCACTTACGAATCCGTCTCTTCGATCAAATGGACCGGAACGGGCGACCACTCGGGGCCCCTCTTGGCGTGGGCGGGCGACGGGCCGGACTGGCTGGCCGACACCTTCAAGGAAGCGTTCGAACACGGGCTCCGGCTCGGCAAGACGGTGGAAATCACCCCAGGCGCGGACACTGGGCAGCTGAGAGCGATCGGCGACGCGTGGCAGGTGTCGGGCAAGTCTGCGAAGCAGTCGGCCAAGAGCTTCTCGGACTGCATCGCGTACATCACCAATAGCGGCAACAGCGAGTGGCAAGGTGCCATGAACGCGTTCTGCCAGTCGATCTGGGGTACGACCGCCTGGGGGCGGAGCCGCGACTCGGACAACCAGGACGTGGCTCGGGACACTCCCGGCAGCCGGGATTGGAAGACCAAAGGGTCAGAGGCTGCCAATGCCAGGCGCCCTATCATCGAGGTCCTGGCGAAAACCGCCAATGAACTGCATCAGGCTTTCCACGACGCCGCCGACGCCGCCGACAAAGCGCGTGAGACGACTTCCCGCCTCGGGGCCGAGGCAGCGAAAGCGACGATCAAAGATCTCACTACTGGCCTCGACCTTGCGGAGTTGACTCGACTGACGGCGACGTTGGCGTTCGGTGAGATCGTCATGACGTTCCGCTCCCACATGGACAAGTCGGGTGCCGACGCCGCTGTCGAGGCCTGTCACAAGGCCTTCCACGAGGCCTCCGCCAAGGTCGACAAACTCATGGCGGAACTCGACGAGGCATTCTTGAGCGCTCCGACCTTCGCGGCTGGTGAAGCGAGGGCCCGATCGTTCGGAGCACGAGCTCTGGACGAGTTCAAGCCTCGCCACAGATGGACGAAGGATGGCCACACCGACCTGGGCATCTACCAGATCGACCTTGCGTCAACCGAGTGGCTTGAGAACTCCCATACGGCAACACGGCATGTGGGGCTGACGGACGAGCAGCTCGCGCAGCGACTACGGGACGATCTCAAGAAAGGCCCTCGGCCTGTCATCGAAGGGCAGCCCCCACCTGCGTGGCCGCACGGCCAGCCGTTTCCGGCAAACGCCTCGACGTTCAAGGATCTCGACACAGCGCAGCGAGTGACTCAGTACAACATCGACGAGCATGCGGACGAAATCAAGAACTGGATCGAACGCCAGCAGTCCGGGTCCAAGAGGGAGCCCCTTGAACTGCCACTGGACAGCACACCGTACGGCACGACAGGGAGGAGCATCGACCGTCAACACATGAGGGACGATCCCTTCCCGGCGAACAAGGCAGAGGACACCTACGGCGTCAAGACTAAACTCGTCTTCAATGAAGACCTCGATCCGCCCTTCGTCGTCATGACGTCCATGCCTGTAGTGGGCGACAAGGAGAGTTAG
- a CDS encoding contact-dependent growth inhibition system immunity protein, with protein MSLKPREHDRKFGELDQVVRAYTGRNADDDEPLTAYLRHTWRTRPWAIAIAEQQLREYAGNPPGRLRLRLGEFYPVPDVGLPDDEIQGWLIRLADRLKESVETGQAPPPAPPRTRWEWHARFPELAQLLGGWFSQDMPDEFEDHDEALQDYLDTTDSGLIAQLTGEVHDALTLPLEESDYALALDELGMEVDPPEPFTPSGWLADLAVQLRQR; from the coding sequence GTGTCCCTGAAGCCGCGCGAACACGACCGCAAGTTCGGCGAGTTGGACCAGGTCGTCCGCGCCTACACAGGCCGGAACGCCGACGACGACGAACCGCTCACGGCCTACCTCCGGCACACATGGCGCACCCGCCCGTGGGCGATCGCGATCGCCGAGCAGCAACTGCGCGAGTACGCCGGCAACCCGCCCGGGCGGCTGCGCCTGCGGCTCGGCGAGTTCTATCCCGTACCGGACGTCGGTCTTCCCGACGACGAGATCCAGGGGTGGCTCATTCGCCTCGCCGACCGGCTCAAGGAGAGCGTCGAGACGGGCCAGGCCCCGCCTCCCGCCCCGCCCCGGACTCGTTGGGAATGGCATGCCCGCTTCCCGGAACTGGCGCAGCTTCTGGGCGGCTGGTTCTCACAGGACATGCCCGACGAGTTCGAGGACCACGACGAGGCGCTTCAGGACTACTTGGACACCACAGACAGCGGCCTGATCGCCCAGCTCACGGGTGAGGTGCACGATGCCCTGACCCTTCCCCTGGAGGAGTCGGACTACGCCTTGGCCCTGGACGAGTTGGGCATGGAGGTCGACCCGCCGGAGCCTTTCACCCCCAGCGGCTGGCTCGCGGACCTGGCCGTGCAACTGCGCCAGCGGTGA
- a CDS encoding hydroxyacid dehydrogenase translates to MQQRTEKRPAVLLAMGPGIADQLFTDPLRARLAALADTDPYLVAHDLAAPTPRVASALATAEVLLTCWGAPVLTAEVLDCAPRLRAVVHAAGSVKHHITEACWERGITVASAASANALPVAEYTLAAILFAGKRVLHSAQRYGRLRAAHDWRQELAGAGNFRSTVGIVGASRIGRRVTELLRPFDLDVLLYDPYVGAAEAEALGAVKTELDDLCAGSSIVSVHAPELASTRHMIDARRLALMPDGATLINTSRGSLVDEDALLRELLPGRLHAVLDVTEPELPPADSPLYTLPNVLLTPHVAGSLGNELHRMTELALDELERYGKGLPFEEPVHAQTLGHSA, encoded by the coding sequence ATGCAGCAGCGCACCGAGAAGCGTCCCGCCGTCCTCCTCGCCATGGGCCCGGGGATCGCGGACCAACTGTTCACCGATCCCCTGCGGGCCCGGCTGGCGGCCCTCGCCGACACCGATCCGTATCTGGTCGCGCACGACCTGGCCGCCCCCACCCCCCGGGTCGCCTCGGCGCTCGCCACCGCCGAAGTCCTGCTGACCTGCTGGGGCGCGCCCGTGCTCACCGCCGAGGTGCTCGACTGCGCGCCCAGGCTGCGTGCCGTCGTCCACGCGGCCGGCTCCGTCAAGCACCACATCACGGAGGCCTGTTGGGAACGCGGCATCACCGTGGCCTCCGCCGCGTCCGCCAACGCGTTGCCCGTCGCCGAGTACACGCTCGCCGCCATCCTCTTCGCGGGCAAACGGGTGCTGCACTCGGCCCAGCGGTACGGCCGGCTGCGCGCCGCTCACGACTGGCGGCAGGAACTGGCCGGTGCCGGCAACTTCCGCAGCACGGTGGGGATCGTCGGCGCGTCCCGCATCGGCCGCCGGGTGACCGAGCTGCTGCGCCCCTTCGACCTGGACGTGCTGCTCTACGACCCGTACGTCGGCGCCGCCGAGGCCGAGGCGCTCGGTGCCGTGAAGACGGAGCTCGACGACCTGTGCGCCGGCAGCTCCATCGTCTCGGTCCACGCCCCGGAGCTGGCGAGTACTCGCCATATGATCGACGCCCGCCGGCTCGCACTGATGCCGGACGGCGCGACGCTGATCAACACCTCGCGCGGCTCTCTGGTCGACGAGGACGCGCTGCTGCGCGAACTGCTCCCGGGCCGGCTGCACGCCGTACTGGACGTCACCGAGCCGGAGCTCCCGCCCGCGGACTCCCCGCTCTACACCCTGCCGAACGTGCTGCTGACCCCCCATGTCGCGGGCTCGCTCGGCAACGAGCTGCACCGGATGACGGAACTGGCCCTCGACGAACTGGAGCGGTACGGCAAGGGCCTGCCGTTCGAGGAGCCGGTTCACGCGCAGACGCTGGGCCACTCCGCGTAG
- a CDS encoding WXG100 family type VII secretion target has protein sequence MENNADLVASSGDLTRLARDLDSMQRHLDNQVRRMDAIVDRIEAGWQGEAAKGYRALHRGAAEDAVRIRETLKVIETAVLLGRDGFTEEDLETMRQIRSIASGVDVAREARELSGEPSGASARSALRDM, from the coding sequence GTGGAGAACAATGCCGACTTGGTCGCGTCGAGCGGCGACCTGACCCGACTGGCCCGGGACCTCGACAGCATGCAGCGCCATCTGGACAACCAGGTCCGGCGGATGGACGCGATCGTCGACCGCATCGAGGCAGGCTGGCAGGGTGAGGCGGCCAAGGGCTACCGGGCCCTGCATCGGGGCGCGGCCGAGGACGCGGTACGCATTCGGGAAACGCTGAAGGTCATCGAGACGGCGGTACTCCTCGGCAGGGACGGCTTCACTGAGGAGGACCTCGAGACGATGCGGCAGATACGGAGCATCGCCTCTGGGGTGGACGTAGCCCGCGAAGCACGTGAACTGTCCGGTGAACCCTCAGGGGCATCAGCGCGCAGCGCGCTGCGGGACATGTGA
- a CDS encoding polysaccharide deacetylase family protein yields the protein MPAKLTRSRRGRAHRRAVAAALLVALLGSACAAESTDGAGGPKADRHPEARKEAGAAGALAARAARIKRDQTARAAAAKKWGLSRTPLAAPPPPAVKPKITTRKGFEVEGQDSMPPVFTTVPVKEKVVFLTIDDGSEKDPDLLRMMSDLRIPYSAFLSDYVINDDYDYFQRMQDRGVSLHNHTLNHRYLPGLSYAAQKREICDQQEKLEKRYGKRPPLFRPPYGNYNRDTLRAARSCGVKAVPLWAAEAFPDHMEWREWDRDLHPGDIILTHFRGSDEWKGTMPDMIRKVMKTVTDKGYAVAKLEDYV from the coding sequence ATGCCAGCAAAACTCACCCGATCGCGTCGCGGCCGGGCGCACCGCCGTGCCGTCGCGGCCGCCCTGCTCGTCGCCCTCCTCGGCTCCGCCTGTGCGGCCGAGTCCACGGACGGGGCCGGCGGCCCGAAGGCCGACCGTCATCCCGAGGCCCGGAAGGAGGCCGGCGCGGCAGGCGCGCTCGCCGCCCGCGCGGCCCGGATCAAGCGCGACCAGACGGCCCGGGCGGCCGCCGCCAAGAAGTGGGGCCTCTCCCGGACCCCGTTGGCCGCACCGCCGCCGCCCGCCGTCAAGCCGAAGATCACCACCCGCAAGGGCTTCGAGGTCGAGGGGCAGGATTCGATGCCGCCCGTCTTCACGACCGTTCCGGTCAAGGAGAAGGTCGTCTTCCTGACGATCGACGACGGCTCGGAGAAGGACCCCGACCTGCTGCGGATGATGAGCGATCTGCGGATCCCGTACAGCGCGTTCCTCAGCGACTACGTCATCAACGACGACTACGACTACTTCCAGCGGATGCAGGACCGCGGGGTCTCGCTGCACAACCACACCCTCAACCACCGCTATCTGCCCGGTCTTTCCTACGCCGCGCAGAAGCGGGAGATCTGCGACCAGCAGGAGAAGCTCGAGAAGCGGTACGGCAAGCGGCCGCCGCTCTTCCGGCCGCCGTACGGCAACTACAACCGGGACACCCTGCGGGCCGCGCGCTCGTGCGGCGTCAAGGCCGTGCCGCTGTGGGCCGCCGAGGCGTTCCCCGACCACATGGAATGGCGCGAGTGGGACCGGGATCTGCACCCGGGCGACATCATCCTCACCCACTTCCGCGGCAGCGACGAGTGGAAGGGCACCATGCCCGACATGATCCGCAAGGTCATGAAGACGGTGACCGACAAGGGGTACGCCGTGGCCAAGCTGGAGGACTACGTATGA
- a CDS encoding WXG100 family type VII secretion target — protein sequence MTDDHIGVNFSTLTDLARELEDVLRKLNEGLEVLYGRTEKAVLTWKGEAREAFVDELDKWDRQMQDLQAAQAWLHEVVTTGHANYAEAHRAVLRGWGAS from the coding sequence ATGACCGACGACCACATAGGTGTGAACTTCTCGACGCTGACAGACCTGGCGAGAGAGCTCGAGGACGTCCTAAGAAAGCTGAACGAGGGCTTGGAGGTCCTGTACGGCAGGACTGAGAAGGCCGTCCTGACCTGGAAGGGCGAGGCGCGCGAGGCCTTCGTCGACGAACTCGACAAGTGGGACCGCCAGATGCAGGACCTCCAGGCGGCACAGGCCTGGTTGCACGAGGTGGTGACGACCGGCCACGCGAACTACGCGGAGGCGCACAGGGCTGTGCTGCGAGGGTGGGGGGCCTCCTGA
- the groL gene encoding chaperonin GroEL (60 kDa chaperone family; promotes refolding of misfolded polypeptides especially under stressful conditions; forms two stacked rings of heptamers to form a barrel-shaped 14mer; ends can be capped by GroES; misfolded proteins enter the barrel where they are refolded when GroES binds), whose translation MAKILKFDEDARRALERGVNKLADTVKVTIGPRGRNVVIDKKFGAPTITNDGVTIAREVEVEDPYENLGAQLVKEVATKTNDIAGDGTTTATVLAQALVREGLRNVAAGASPAALKKGIDAAVKAVSEELLATARPIDDKADIAAVAALSAQDQQVGELIAEAMDKVGKDGVITVEESNTFGLELEFTEGMAFDKGYLSPYMVTDQERMEAVLDDPYILINQGKVSSIQDLLPLLEKVIQAGGSRPLLIIAEDVEGEALSTLVVNKIRGTFNAVAVKAPGFGDRRKAMLQDMASLTGATVISEEVGLKLDQAGLDVLGSARRVTVTKDDTTIVDGGGNQDDVAGRINQIKAEIESTDSDWDREKLQERLAKLAGGVCVIKVGAATEVELKEKKHRLEDAISATRAAVEEGIVSGGGSALVHAVKVLEGNLGKEGDEATGVAVVRRAAVEPLRWIAENAGLEGYVITAKVAELDKGQGFNAATGEYGDLVKAGVIDPVKVTRSALENAASIASLLLTTETLVVEKPAEEEADAGHGHGHGHSH comes from the coding sequence ATGGCGAAGATCCTGAAGTTCGACGAGGACGCCCGTCGCGCCCTCGAGCGCGGCGTCAACAAGCTTGCCGACACGGTCAAGGTGACGATCGGCCCCCGCGGCCGCAACGTCGTCATCGACAAGAAGTTCGGCGCACCCACCATCACCAACGACGGTGTCACCATCGCCCGTGAGGTCGAGGTCGAGGACCCGTACGAGAACCTGGGCGCCCAGCTGGTGAAGGAGGTGGCGACCAAGACCAACGACATCGCTGGTGACGGCACCACCACCGCCACCGTGCTGGCCCAGGCGCTGGTCCGCGAGGGCCTGCGCAACGTCGCCGCGGGTGCCTCCCCGGCCGCCCTGAAGAAGGGCATCGACGCCGCGGTCAAGGCCGTGTCCGAGGAGCTCCTCGCGACCGCCCGGCCGATCGACGACAAGGCAGACATCGCCGCCGTGGCCGCGCTCTCCGCGCAGGACCAGCAGGTCGGCGAGCTCATCGCCGAGGCGATGGACAAGGTCGGCAAGGACGGTGTCATCACCGTCGAGGAGTCCAACACCTTCGGCCTGGAGCTGGAGTTCACCGAGGGCATGGCCTTCGACAAGGGCTACCTCTCGCCGTACATGGTGACCGACCAGGAGCGTATGGAGGCCGTCCTCGACGACCCGTACATCCTGATCAACCAGGGCAAGGTCTCCTCCATCCAGGACCTGCTGCCGCTGCTGGAGAAGGTCATCCAGGCGGGTGGCTCCCGGCCGCTGCTGATCATCGCCGAGGACGTCGAGGGCGAGGCGCTCTCCACCCTCGTCGTCAACAAGATCCGTGGCACCTTCAACGCCGTCGCGGTGAAGGCCCCGGGCTTCGGCGACCGCCGCAAGGCGATGCTCCAGGACATGGCGAGCCTCACCGGCGCGACCGTCATCTCCGAGGAGGTCGGCCTCAAGCTCGACCAGGCCGGTCTCGACGTGCTGGGCAGCGCCCGCCGCGTCACGGTGACCAAGGACGACACCACCATCGTCGACGGTGGCGGCAACCAGGACGACGTCGCCGGCCGTATCAACCAGATCAAGGCCGAGATCGAGTCCACGGACTCCGACTGGGACCGCGAGAAGCTCCAGGAGCGCCTCGCGAAGCTGGCCGGCGGCGTGTGCGTGATCAAGGTCGGCGCCGCCACCGAGGTGGAGCTCAAGGAGAAGAAGCACCGTCTGGAGGACGCCATCTCCGCGACCCGCGCCGCGGTCGAGGAGGGCATCGTCTCCGGTGGTGGCTCCGCGCTCGTCCACGCGGTCAAGGTCCTCGAAGGCAACCTCGGCAAGGAGGGCGACGAGGCCACCGGTGTCGCCGTCGTCCGCCGCGCCGCCGTCGAGCCGCTGCGCTGGATCGCCGAGAACGCCGGCCTCGAGGGCTACGTCATCACCGCGAAGGTGGCGGAGCTCGACAAGGGCCAGGGCTTCAACGCCGCGACCGGCGAGTACGGCGACCTGGTGAAGGCCGGCGTCATCGACCCGGTCAAGGTCACGCGCTCCGCCCTGGAGAACGCCGCGTCCATCGCCTCCCTGCTGCTCACGACCGAGACCCTGGTCGTCGAGAAGCCGGCGGAGGAAGAGGCCGACGCGGGCCACGGCCACGGTCACGGCCACTCCCACTGA